The genomic interval GGCCAAAACCATCTGCTGGCCGCCTTGCCTGACGATGTTTTGGATCGCCTGGTTCCTGGTCTCGAATATGTGCATCTGCCACTGGGAAAGGTTATGTATGAATCAGGTGATACATTACGCTATGCCTACTTCCCTACGGATAGCATCGTTTCCTTACTTTACGTGATGGAAAGCGGGGCGTCGGCTGAAATTTCCGTTGTAGGAAATGAAGGCATCATCGGAACTCCCTTGTTCATGGGGGGAGAAAGTACACCCAGCCGCGCGATTGTGCAAAGCGAAGGCAATGCTTATCGTCTGCCAAGACACCTTTTTAAGGCAGAATTCAGCCGTCATAGCGAGATGCTGATATTGCTGTTGCGTTACACCCAGGCACTTATCACTCAGATGGCCCAAACTGCTGTTTGCAACCATGCCTGGTTTGCTTTCTACCTTTATCTCAATTTGATTATCCACAGCCAAAACGCCGTGCGTATTTTTTGCTATGCGGCCTGCAAGTTCTTTAGCGGCGCCGTTTTCTGCTGTTCCTTGAAGAATCACCCGACCAGACTTAGTATCGACATTAGTAGACAAACCACTGGTGTTCTTGCCCCACAACAATTTCGATTTTACCGCCGCGGTAATCGATGCGTCGTCTATAACCTGACCGAAACTACGTTCTTTTAAATCAGTTTTAGTAGATGGTTTGTAGTCAGGCTTTACAAGGATTTTGTTATCAACGTCTATAATGCCTTTTACGCCCAAGGCCATTTGCTCGGCCAGATCCTTGTTGACATCGTCTTCGACGGTTCCCGTTAGTACAGCTTTTCCTTTGTTTACTGAAACTTCTAATTCGTTAGCACGTAAGTAGGGGCTCAATGCATAAGTGGTCCAAATTTGGGCCTCCTGCCTAGCATCTATTACCTCTTGTGTTGGCTTATCCTTTGCACCTGCGCCGACACTTAATGTAGCTAGAGCCAGCAGAAGGGTTAAAGTAGAAAGTGTTTTTTTGTCTTTGTGTCCATAAAATTATTCCTTAAAAAATGAGCAATTAAAAAAATCTAGTGACTGCTACGTTTTACAACTTAAATAAATTATCTACCCTTGATGTGTTCAACACGGCTATTGCGCTCTAATTTGCGCTTCATAAACGACAGAAATGAAAAACCAACTGAAAAAATACGGGAAATACTTATTCCAACTGCCACTTTATTTTGCGTAATCAAGCGCATAGTTAAACTCCGTGGAAATTTTGTTTCACCATTAACTAACACACGCTCAATAACTCGACGGTTTTGTTGCAGCCGCCGACAAAGTAATTTTCGTTGGTCCTTAACGTTGTTGGTGATCAATGCTTTCATTATAATTTGCTTTTTATCATTGAAAAATCGGCGGCGAGTTCTTCACGTGTGTTTGAGAAAAATCCCTCTGGTGCTTTCACTAACCTGGAAAATATTTTCCAGGAAAAGTACACACCTAGCCCGTACATACAGCAAAGTATTAATATCGATTCTGTACGGTATTGGGTGTCCCAACTGAGTGCAACCACTAGAAATCCTAAGAAGAATATTAGACAGATAAGACAAGCAAAGCCGAACAGGTAAATAATAAATAATCGCGACAGTCGCTTTTTCTCTTCTTCCCATTCCAGCTTGATTAACCGTTGGTGCAGGTTTGCTTGTGCCAGAATTGCCTGACTTGATGACCGAAATAATCGTAGAATATTCAAAATATTAATAGAGAGTGCCTCACTTTCTGTTTTCATAGAATAGACCCTCAACTATTTTCCTAATTACGACGTGCGAGCAAATAGCCCATTAAAAATCCGACTAGGGCACCACCACCTATTACCTGCCAGGGCTGGTCGTGTACGTAACTATTGGTAATGCGTGCGGTTTTACTCGCCCGATGAGCCATTTTGCTGCCGACGTCCTCAGCCGACACTTTCGCAGCAGCTATACGCTCACTTAGTTCAGCTTTAGCCTTCGACAATTCCTCCCCTGTAAGTATGTTAGTTGCTTTTACGAGATCTTCGATATCTGCGAGAAGCTTGTTTAGTTCGTTTGATACGATACTTCCAGCACCTGATGATTTATTTCTATCTATGTTTTTCCCGTTTCCGGAATTTTCTGTACTGTTAGATTGAGTAGTCATATCTAAGTTCCTTTATTTGGAATCCGTTGACGTGATTTGTTCGGTTTTAAATTCTTCGAACACCTGACTGTCACTATAAAACATAAACATCGGCAACTTCGGTGCGTTGGCAAACAAAGGACTGGATAAACTTACTAATGGGGCAGAAATAATCAGTACCATTTTTCCTGGCTCAAGATAGCGAGAGAGAAAGGAGTGGAAGCCTTGGCTCCTAAAACACGTTCAGGACGACATAGGGAGTTATCTGAGCCAGAAGAGTCCGAGGTCAAACGATGGACTGTCAGGGGAGACCCCCGACAATATGGTTTCGATTTCGGTTTGTGGACACGCCAGATTGTATCGGACCTGAAGAGGTCAATGCGTGGAAAGAGCGGTTCAGAGCAGGGGAGCGCAATTGCACAGAATGCAGAGTCATTGTACAACCTTGCACAGGTCGTATTCCCAAAAACAGCAAAACCTTTATGGAATCTGGCCTGACGACTGGTTTAAAAAATGGCACAACAGGTAGTTAGAAAACCTTAAAAGCGACCAGAATCAGCGTGGATACTGTATTGCACACATAAAAAAAGGGAGGCCATTTGCCTCCCTTTGATTTTCGATTTTCTAAGCTGCCTGTGCGGCAGTGAACTCTCAAGCTGACGCTGCACAAGCACTTCGTGCTTTCTAAGCTGCCTGTGCGGCAGTGAACTCGACATTCTAAAACACGCTGTAGTGTGTT from Gynuella sunshinyii YC6258 carries:
- a CDS encoding BON domain-containing protein, which gives rise to MLALATLSVGAGAKDKPTQEVIDARQEAQIWTTYALSPYLRANELEVSVNKGKAVLTGTVEDDVNKDLAEQMALGVKGIIDVDNKILVKPDYKPSTKTDLKERSFGQVIDDASITAAVKSKLLWGKNTSGLSTNVDTKSGRVILQGTAENGAAKELAGRIAKNTHGVLAVDNQIEIKVESKPGMVANSSLGHLSDKCLGVTQQQYQHLAMTAEFCLKKVSWQTISIAFALHNRAAGCTFSPHEQGSSDDAFISYNGNFSRRPAFHHVK
- a CDS encoding phage holin family protein — translated: MKTESEALSINILNILRLFRSSSQAILAQANLHQRLIKLEWEEEKKRLSRLFIIYLFGFACLICLIFFLGFLVVALSWDTQYRTESILILCCMYGLGVYFSWKIFSRLVKAPEGFFSNTREELAADFSMIKSKL
- a CDS encoding DUF883 family protein, whose protein sequence is MTTQSNSTENSGNGKNIDRNKSSGAGSIVSNELNKLLADIEDLVKATNILTGEELSKAKAELSERIAAAKVSAEDVGSKMAHRASKTARITNSYVHDQPWQVIGGGALVGFLMGYLLARRN